The genome window GTGATGCCTCATTCGAACGTGACGCCCTAGTCGAACGTGACGCCCTAGTCGAACGCGACGCCCTAGTCGAACCAGCGGTCCCGCGCCAGTTCCTCGGTGCGGGACGGGTCCTCCAGCAGCGCCGCCACCTCGAAGCGGCGCGGCCACTGGCCCGCCGCCCAGGCCAGGCCCGCCGCGACGCCCTCCAGGGTGGCCGCGTGCAGCACACCGTCGGACGTCAGGCGCCAGTCCAGCTCGACCCCGTCGACGACGAGTACCTCGTGCTCCACGTACGTCCGCGGCGTCCGCGGTCCGAGCAGGACCCGCACCGAGTCCGGTACGTCGTGCTCGACGCCCTCGGAGCTCACCTCGCCCGTCACCGACTCGCTCAGCCGCCGCACCTGGAACAGCTCGGCCAGGTCGGCGGCCCGGGCCGGGCGGACCGGCAGCAGGGGGACGCCCTCGGTGAAGGGCAGCAGGTCGGGCGAGTCGACGACCACCGCGTCGGCGGCGTCCACGACCGTCACCCGCCCGTCGACCACCGCCCGCAGCTCCTCCGGCAAGGTCACCTGCTGCGGATCCAGCTCGGCCAACGCGCCGTACAGCGCGTGCAGTTGAGCGGCCGTGACGGCGCGGTCCGGGTCGGCGAGCCGGTCGAGGAGTTCCGCGGCGCCGCCGGGCTCGTCGAGGAGGGCGGCGACCGACGTCCGTACGCCGAGGGCGCGCAGCACCTGCTCGTCGTCGAAGCCGGTGGCGTCCGCCTCGTCGTACAGGCCGTGCAGCAGCGGGTCGCCGCCCGCCGCGCGCAGACCGGCCGGGCGGCGACCGTCCAGCACCGGGTGGCCGCGCAGCCACCAGGCCGCGTAGGGGCGTACGACCTCGTGCGTGCCGTCCGGCAGCAGCACCCGCACCGGCTGGGTGAGCGCGTCCCTGAGCGGGGGCCGCGAGAGCAGGGCGAGGGCCTGCGGCCAGCGGTCGTCGTCGACCAGGTCCAGGTCCCGTACCGCGACGATCTCGGTCGCCACCGGCGGTACCGGTGTGTCGGGCAGCCGGTCGAGGACGTCCTCGCACCACACGTCGACCGCGTCGAGCAGCCCCACGTCGTCGGGTTCGGCGAAGTCGGAGTCGCGGGGCTCCAGTTCGTCCGGGTCCAGGACGACGTCGGTGGCGCGGACGAGGGCGAAATCGGCGAGCACGCCGCAGGCGGCCAGCGGCTGCTCGCCCCAGCGTTCGGCCAGGTCGGCGTCCACGAAGGCCAGTTCGCCCTCGCGCATGACGCTCGCGAACGGGCTGCCGGGCAGCGCGAGTTCCCCGGCGGGCGCGAGTTCGCCGTCCTCGTCGGGCAGCGCGAGCGCGCCGAGCCACGGCTCGTCACCGGGGTCGAGGGCCGCCTCGCGGACGAGGGCGAGCACGGTGTCCGCCAGCTCCTCCGCGTCCAGACCGTCCTCCTCCCAGCCCGCGCCCTCGTCCTCGAGGGAGGCGGCGACGGCGGCCCGCACCTGCGGGGTGGTGAGGATGGCCCGCGGGGTGGCCGGGAGCGCGCCGAGCTTCTCCAGCAGCGGATGGGCGCCGTCCGCGTGGGCGACCTTCAGTCCCAGCCGGGCCAGCGCCTCCGGAGCCACCGGCGGCCCGTCGAAGGTCGGCAGCAGGACCTGCCGGGGCCCGATCGTGGTCCGCCCGTCGGCCAGCGGCACCGGCAGCCCGGACAACCGGTCCGGGTCGACCCCGGCCAGGCTGTCGTACAGCCGCCACCACCACTCCGGCGCCTTCTCCAGCCCCGCGAGCCGGTCGATCGCCTCGGTCAGCGGCACCCGGGCCACGCCCAGCGTCCGCAGCTCCACGCGGCGTTCGAGGCCCGCGGGCAGCAGGCAGGGCAGCACCTCGGCGAGGACCCGCACGGTCCCGGTCCCGGCGCCCTCGACGATCTCGGCGTCCCGGGGGCGCAGCGCCTCGGGCAGTTCGTCGTCGTCGCCGGGCTCGTTCGCGGGCGGCAGGAAAGCGGTGCGCGGCAGCCGCTCCAGGATGGCCCCGCGCAGCGCGCCGTCCAGCTCGCCCTTGCCCAGCGGCCCCGGCACCAGGTCGAGGATGCCGGGGGTCACCGGGCGCCAATCGGCGAGGAGTTCGGCGTAGGCGTCGGCCGCGCGCTCCACCAGGAAGTCGGTCAGCGGGCCGGGCGCGGCGTGGCGGCGGCTGGTGTCCAGCGGGAACGAGGCGATGAGCAGGGCGGGCACCCCGAGCGGCTCGTCGCTGGGGGTCGGGGCGTGCACCACCGGGGCGGTGCGGGGACGGCCCGGGGTGCCGTCGGCCTCAGCGGGGACGGCCCAGGTGACGGACCAGTGGGGGCGCAGCCGCTCCTCGACCGGGCGGTCGGCGAGCAGGTCGGGGGTGAGGGGGCCGTGCTGGGAGACGGTGCGCCAGCGGGTGGTGCCGTCCCGGGAGTCCTCCACGACGGTGTCGGTGCCCTCGGTGCGGCGGACCAGCGTGCGAGGGCTCTCGTCGTGGATCTCGACGACGACCTCTTCGAGGCCGGGCAGGGCGAGCAGCAGCGCGTCGTCGACGGCCCCCAGCAGCCGCTCGGCCAGATCGGCGGCCGCCGCGTCGCGCAGCGGGAGGATGACGGCGGTGTCGTACGGGTCCGGGGCGGTGCCCTCGGCGGCGAACGGCAGCCTCAGCAGCGGTACGTGCCCGTCGCGGCGGCGGATCTCGTCGCCGAGGCCGGGGCTGTGCCGGGCGGTCTCGGTGGCGAGTTCCCGGGCCTCGGACAGGGACCAGCGCACCCCTCCGTGCCGGCCGACGACCGCGGGGTCGTCACTGACGGAGAGGACGGCCGCGAAGCCGACGCCGAAGCGGCCGACGGCCTGCTCCCGTTCGTCGCGCTTGGCGGAGGCCCGCAGGGTGGAGAGCGACTCGACACCGGCCGCGTCGAGCGGGGCACCGGTGTTGGCGGCGACGAGCACGCCCTCGCGGAGGGTCAGCCGGAGCCGTCCCGGGACCCCCGCCCGGGCCGCGGCGTCGGCGGCGTTCTGTGCGAGCTCCACGACGAGGCGGTCGCGGTAACCGCCGAGGACGAGGTCCTCCTCGGCGTTGGCGTCCTCGCGGAACCGGGCCGGGCTGGTCGCCCAGGCGTCCAGCACGCCGCGGCGCAGGCGGGCCGTGCCGAACGGGTCGCCTTCGGCTGCCGGTCGCACGAACTTGCTCACGGTTCACTCTCCCTCTGGCGGCGGGGGGCTGCCGCCGGACGAAGGTACCGTGCGGGAGCGTGGCCGACATTCGGACAGGTGCCGTCCGTCGGGCGCGCCGCTCCTGGGGCGCCGCCCCCAGGTCCCCGTATCGGCCTGAACGGGCTCGTCCTAGGTCTCCCCCAAGCTCCACGAGCAGGGGGGACCCCCAGACGGGCCGGTGATGCCGGACCAGGCTCCGGCCGTGCTCCTAGGAGTGTCCCAGCTCCGCCGACGACTCGTCCGCCACCGCCGGCACCGACCCCTCCGGCGACGGCCGCAGCGGGAACGGTTCGACCTTCGTCTCGTCGACCACCGGCGGAGCCGGGCGCGGCGTCTTCGGCATGACCGCCGCCTCCGAGTGGCCGCCGCAGCCGTACGACAGCGAGACCACGCGGCCGTCCGCCGGGGAGAACTCGTTTGCGCACACCCCGAAGGCCTGTCCGAGCGAGCCGCCGATCGGGACCAGGAAGCCGCAGGAGACACAGGAGGCGGGAGCCGCCTGTGCCATCGGCGTCTTGGCGCCGAACGCCTCCTCCCAGCGGTCGGCGGCGACGTGCAGTCCATAGCGGGACAGGACCCGGGCGCGGCGCATGCCCAGCTCCTCAGCCACCGCGGAGATCGAACCGCGCGACGGGGCGATCGGCAGGTTCGCCGGGGTCCCGCCGGTCACCTCCGCGTCCTCCGCCTCGACCAGTTCGGCCATCTCGCCGGAGACCGCCGCGTTCGGCGGCGGCTCCTCCTCGCCGGTGAAGCCGGGCTCCAGGCGCAGGTCCTCGGCGTCCGTCGGCAGCAGGTCGCCCGGACCCAGGTCGCCGGGGCGCAGCCGCTCGCTCCACGGCACCCACTCCGGGGCGAGCAGTGCGTCGGGGCCGGGCAGCAGGACCGTCTCGTCCACCGTGACGACCTTCGCGCGCGAGGCCCGCGCGACCGTCACCGCCCAGCGCCAGCCCCGGTACCCCAGTTCCTTGCACTCGAAGAAGTGCGTGACAACACGGTCACCCTCGGAGACCATCCCGGAGTGCTCGCCGACGACGCCGGGCGCGGCGGCCTCCTCGGCGGCGGTACGTGCGAGGTCGATCGCCTCGGCGCACAGGCGGTCGGGGGTGCGGCTTCGCGTTGTCGCGCTCACAGGTATCGCTTCTCTCCTACGCCGTCTCACGGGTGCGCCCTTCCTCGGCTGGGTGCGGACGGAGCGGACCTGAGGGCCGCGTCGACGTCCGCGCCCGATCGCGCTCGGGCGCACCCACACCATCCATTCTGCGGGATGGATTTCAGGCGCGCGGCCGAGAACAATCGCCACGGCGCGCTACGCACGCTACCCTCTCCGAGCCCCGGCGCCCACACCGAGTCGCTGCGCTTTCCCGGAGCCCGGCCCTCCGCATGCCGTTCCGGACGTGTCGCCGCGGCCCCTCCAGGCGGGCGCGTCCCGCCCCCTGTACGACACCGGTCGATCCCGTACGTGCGGTAACGGCACTACACCCGCGCTTCTCGGGGCACTATGACGGGGTGGCAGCCGCGAGGTCGTCCCAGGGAACCACCGGGGTCGGTGGGGTCGGGGGGCGCAGCCGAGGTGGCGGTTCGGGCCGGTTCGGCGGGCCCGTCCGCGCGGTCGGCCGTGCCGTGCGCCGTCCGCTCACCGGTGTCGCCCGCGGCATCCGGAAGGCCACGCACGCGCACGGCGCGGGCGAGTCCGGTCTCGGCAAGCTGATCGAACTGCACGCGGTGAACGGCGCCGGCGACGTCATGATCACCGTCGCCCTCGCCTCCACCGTCTTCTTCTCCGTGCCGACCGACGAGGCCCGCGGGCGCGTCGCGCTCTACCTCGCCATCACCATGGCGCCGTTCACGGTGCTCGCCCCCGTGATCGGCCCCCTCCTCGACCGCCTCCCGCACGGCCGGCGGGCCGCGATGGCGGGCGCGATGCTCGCCCGCGCCCTGCTCGCTCTGATCATCTCGGGGGCGGTGGCGAGCGGAAGCCTGGAGCTGTACCCGGCGGCGCTCGGCGTCCTCGTCGCGTCGAAGGCGTACGGCGTCGTCCGCAGCGCCGTGGTGCCACGGCTGCTGCCGCCCCACTTCTCCCTGGTGAAGGCCAACTCCCGGGTCACCCTCGGGGGCCTGCTCGCCACCGGGCTGGCCGCCCCGGTCGGAGCCGCGCTGCACGCCGTCGGTCCCAGCTGGCCGCTGTACGGCGCCTTCGTACTGTTCGTCGCGGGGACGTTCCTGTCGTTCTCGCTCCCGCCGAAGGTCGACTCGGCGAAGGGGGAGGACCGCGCGCTGCTCGCCTCGGACGAGGAGCATCTGCACGGCCCCGAGCGCAAGGCGGCCTCACGCCGGCCCGGGCTGCGTACCGTGGGCCCCGCCGTCATCCACGCCCTGGTCGCCAACGCCGCGCTGCGCTCCCTGTCCGGCTTCCTGATCTTCTTCCTCGCCTTCCTGCTGCGCGAGCACCCCCTCACCGGGGAGAGCGCGGCCGTGTCGCTGGGCATCGTGGGCGTGGCGGCGGGCACGGGCAACGCGCTCGGTACGGCCGTCGGCGCCTGGCTGAGGTCGCGCGCACCGGAAGTGATCATCGTGACGGTGGTGGCGATCGTGCTGGGCGCGGCGATCACCGCGGCGGTGTTCTTCGGAGCGTTCCTGGTGGCGTGTCTGGCGGCGGTCGCCGGGTTCGCGCAGGCACTCGCCAAGCTGGCGCTGGACGCGCTGATCCAGCGGGACGTGCCGGAGCTGGTGCGCACGTCGGCGTTCGCGCGCTCGGAGACCTTGTTGCAGATGGCGTGGGTGCTGGGCGGCGCGATCGGGATCGTGCTCCCCCTCAACGGGGTGCTGGGGCTCTCGGTCGGCGCGGCCATCGTCGCGACGGGCTGGCTGCCGACGGTACGGGCACTGCTGACCTCGGCACGGCGCGAGGGCACGGCCCCGGCCCGGGTGCCCGGGGCCTGATCGCGGGAGCGGGCGGCACGTCGTCCACCCCGCGTGGGGGGCGCTCCGGCCGTGCCCGATAGCCTTCGGCCATGACCGCACTGCGTTCCCGTCGCGCCGTAGCCGCCTTCGGCGCCGTTTCCGCCGGACTGCTCCTGCTGTCCGCCTGTGAGAAGCCTTCGCCGCTGGCGACCATCACGGTCGGCACGAACTCGGTGAGCTCCCAGACCGACTGCTACAACGACGGCAAGGAAGTCCCCTCCGCCGATCTGGCGAAGTGCCTGAAGTCGAAGGACATCAAGTCGATCAAGGTCGATCCCGACGAGACGGTCCGCTTCGGCGTCGACCCGGCCATCGCGGACAAGGGCTGGACGATCCTGATGAACGGCCAGCCGCTGACCGAGTCCAGCACCAAGACCTACCGCACGATCCCGGGCAGCGTGTTCTTCAACGCCCAGTACGGGGCGAGCGGCAACTCCACGCTCGTCTCCATCAAGGAGGGCGAGAGCAAGGTGACGGGACTGTGGTCCTTCAAGCTCGAGAAGGCTTCCTGATCACGTCCTCCCCAGCGCGGGTCCTGGTGGCCACCGCGGTCCCCGTGGAACGGGACGCGGTGGCCGGGGCCTTCGCATCCCCGGCCGCCGAGGTACGGCTCCCCGGGGTGACCCTGCACCGCACCGGCGCCTACGACCTGCTCGCCGCCGGGGTGGGGCCCGCCCTCGCCGCCGCCTCCACCGCCACCGCGCTCACCGCCGCCGCCCTCGACGGCACCCCCTACGACCTGGTCGTGTCCGCCGGCATCGCAGGCGGCTTCGCGCCCGACGCGCCCGTCGGCTCGCTCGTCGTCGCCGACGACATCGTGGCCGCCGACCTCGGCGCCGAGACAGGAGACGGTTTCCTGCCGGTCACCGAACTCGGCTTCGGGACCGTCAGCCATCGGCCGCCGGAATCACTCGTACGAGAGCTCGTCGCCGCCACCGGGGCGCCGGCCGGGACCGTGCTCACCGTCTCCACCGTGACCGGCAGCGCCGTGCGCGCCGCCGAGTTGCGGGCCCGGCATCCGCGGGCGCTCGCGGAGGCGATGGAGGGGTTCGGGGTCGCGGAGGCGGCCGCCGCGCACGGCACGCCCGTCATGGAGGTCCGGGCCGTCTCCAACCCGGTCGGCCCGCGCGACCGCGCCGCCTGGCGCATCGGTGACGCGCTCACGGCCCTCACGGAGGGCTTCGGGAAGCTAGCGCCCGTATTGGAGAGTTGGGAGTCAGCATGACCGCATCCGCCGAGCCCCTGAAGATCGCCTACTCCCCCTGCCCGAACGACACGTTCGTCTTCGACGCCCTCGCCCACGGCCGCGTGCCCGGCGCGCCGGCGCTCGACGTGAGGTTCGCCGACATCGACATCACCAACGGGATGGCCGAGCGCGGCGAGCTCGACGTGCTGAAGGTGTCGTACGCCGTCCTGCCGTACGTCCTGGACGAGTACGCCCTGCTGCCCTGCGGCGGCGCGCTGGGGCGGGGCTGCGGGCCGCTGGTGCTCACGCGCGAGGAGGGGGCCGATCTCACCGGCAAGACGGTCGCCGTGCCGAGCGAGAGGTCCACGGCGTACCTGCTCTTCCGCCTGTGGGCGGCGGACACCGTCCCCGGCGGGGTCGGGGAGATCGTGGTCATGCCCTTCCACGAGATCATGCCGGCCGTGCGGGACGGGAAGGTCGACGCGGGGCTGGTCATCCACGAGGCGCGGTTCACCTACAAGAACTACGCTCTGCACAAGCTCGCGGACATGGGCGAGCACTGGGAGGACACCACCGGCCTGCCGATCCCGCTGGGCGCGATCATCGCCAAGCGGTCGCTGGGCGCGGACGCGCTGAAGCTGCTCGCCGACTCGATCCGCACATCCGTACGGGCGGCCTGGGACGACCCCGAGACCTCACGCCCGTACGTCATGGAGCACGCCCAGGAGATGGACCCGGCGGTGGCGGACCAGCACATCGGCCTGTACGTCAACGAGTTCACCGCCGACCTGGGCGAGGACGGCTACGCGGCGGTCCGGGGCCTGCTCACACGCGCGGCGGCCGAGGGGCTGGTTCCGCCCCTCGGCCCGAATGCGCTCGCGTTCCCCTGACGGGGCCGGTGCCCTGTGCGCGTGGTCAGACGTCCAGCTGATCGGCGACCGCGCGCAGCAGGCCCGCGATCTTCTTGCCGGAGGCCTTGTCGGGGTAGCGGCCCTTCTCCAGCATCGGGGTGATGTTCTCCAGGAGGGTCGTCAGGTCCTGGACGATGGACGCCAGTTCGTCCGGCTTCTTGCGCTGCGCGGCGGCGACCGAGGGGGTCGGCTCCAGAAGGGTGACGGACAGGGCCTGGTCGCCGCGCTGGCCGGCGACCACCCCGAACTCCACGCGCTGTCCCGGCTTCAGGGAATCCACTCCGGCGGGGAGAACCGAGGAATGGACGAAGACGTCGCCGCCGTCGTCGCGGGAGAGAAAGCCGAAGCCCTTCTCGCTGTTGAACCACTTGACCTTGCCGGTAGGCACGTCTGTCCTCGTCCTCGTACTCGTCGGAAACTGCGTCTGCAAAGTGTTTCGGAAAACTGCTCTGGAGAGCACTGCAGCGGGCCGCGCGGACCCGCCGGTACCAAGGCTAATGGTCCCCGGGCCGGTGACAAGACGTCGCTGAGTGGTTCCTCGCGGTGGGAACTACCCTGGTCCAGTGCGTGACAAAACCCAAGCGAATTCCGCCGCGGCCGGCGACCGGCTGATCCGTGCCGGCGCCATCGTGTTCTTCCTCGGGGCCGTGTCCACTTTGGTCACCGTGGCCCCGTTGCTGCTGGGGACGAAGCCTTTCCCGACATACATGTACGGCCTGTGCATGCTCATGGGAGTGGGCTTCCTGATGGCCGGGGCCGGGGTGCTGCAGTCGATCGCGGAGGGGCGCAGGCAGGCGCGCGGAGCGGGGCAGCGGTAGGGGTGGCGGTAGCGGGTCGCTACCGAGCCCGGTACGTCGCGAGCCAGGCCGGGAACTCGGTGAGGTCGGCGAGGACGACGTCCGCGCCCGCGGCCCGCAGCTCGTCGGCGTCGCAGGGGCCTGTGGCGACGGCGACGGAGTGGGCCCCCGCCGCACGGGCGCCGCGTACGTCCCCCGTGTGGTCGCCGACGTAGACCGCCGCGCCGTGGTCGAGCAGGGCCTCCGCCTTGCGCTCGGCCCACAGGTCGCCGATCACCGCGTCGGGTTCGATGCCGAGGTGCTCCAGGTGCAGCTTGGCGTTGGGCTCGTACTTGGCGGTGACGACGATCGCGCGCCCGCCGGCCGCCCGTACGGCGTCGATCGCCTCGCGGGCGCCGGGCAGGGCGGGCGTCGCCGCGATGGCGATGGTGGGGTACATCTCACGGTAGAGGTCGGCCACGGCGTCGATCTCCTCGACCGGGAACCAGTTCACGAGCTCCTCCGCGAGCGGCGGCCCGAGCCGGGTGACGGCCAGGTCGGCGTCGATGTACGTGCCGGTCCGGGCGGAGAGTGCCTGGTAGCAGGCGTGGATTCCGGGCCGGGAGTCGATCAGCGTCATGTCGAGGTCGAAGCCGACGGTGAGGGCGTGAGAGGTCATGTCGGCGATTGTTCCAGGGGAGAACATGCCCAAAGGGCTCAAATCATCCCATCAGTGACATCATGAGTAGTGAATTCCGTATCACGACGGTCGTCCGACGGGACGACACCTGAGCCCTTTCCTGCCTGTCAGCACGGGAAGGCGGTGAGCACGTGAGCGACACCGAGCAGGAGCCCACTGCGGCCGAAGGGACAGAGGCGGAGAGCACCCCCGAGCAGGCGCCGGACACCGGGACGGAAGAGCCCGAGACCACTGGGGCCGAGGGCGTCGGGGGCGAGGAACCGGAAACCGCCGCGGCCGAAGAGACCGCGACCGAAGGGCCTGAGGCCACGACGGCCGGGGAGACCGCGACCGGAGGAGCCGAGGCCACCACGGCGACCGAGGAGACCGGAGAAACCGGGGCTGGGGAACCTGAGGCCACCACGGCGACCGGGGCGACCGGGGAGACCGGGGAGACCGGGGAGACCGGGGCTGAGGGACCCGCGACCACCGCGGCCGAGGACACCGGGGCTGAAGCACCCGAGACCGGCGCGGCCGAGGAGAGCGGGAGCGAAGACACCGGCACGGAGGAGTAGAGGAGCAGAGGAGCAGAGGAATAACGGAGGATCTAGTAATGAACGGCCCCGGCTCCCGTGAGCCGGGGCCTTTGCGGTGTCACCGGTGCCGCTGTGAGCGCCAGACCAGGAACAGGGCCGAGGCGACGGCGGCGCCGCGGACCACCCAGGGCCAGGTCTGGGCGATCGCGTCGTTCATGTGCCCCTCCGGGACGGGGGTGCCCCAGCGGCCGTCCGTGCGGCCCCACAGCCAGACGATGCCGGCGGCCGCGACCAGGCCGGGCATGCCCATGACCGCCCACTTGGACTCGGTGGGGGTCAGCCGACGGGAGGCCCAGGCGATGAGCCAACCGAGCCCGAGGGCGATCCAGTTGCCGAGCACGGCGCCGGCGACGAGGAGACCGGCGGCGAGGAGCAGCAGGGGGTTGCGCCATCCCGTCAGACGCGGCAGACGGGA of Streptomyces cynarae contains these proteins:
- a CDS encoding sacsin N-terminal ATP-binding-like domain-containing protein is translated as MSKFVRPAAEGDPFGTARLRRGVLDAWATSPARFREDANAEEDLVLGGYRDRLVVELAQNAADAAARAGVPGRLRLTLREGVLVAANTGAPLDAAGVESLSTLRASAKRDEREQAVGRFGVGFAAVLSVSDDPAVVGRHGGVRWSLSEARELATETARHSPGLGDEIRRRDGHVPLLRLPFAAEGTAPDPYDTAVILPLRDAAAADLAERLLGAVDDALLLALPGLEEVVVEIHDESPRTLVRRTEGTDTVVEDSRDGTTRWRTVSQHGPLTPDLLADRPVEERLRPHWSVTWAVPAEADGTPGRPRTAPVVHAPTPSDEPLGVPALLIASFPLDTSRRHAAPGPLTDFLVERAADAYAELLADWRPVTPGILDLVPGPLGKGELDGALRGAILERLPRTAFLPPANEPGDDDELPEALRPRDAEIVEGAGTGTVRVLAEVLPCLLPAGLERRVELRTLGVARVPLTEAIDRLAGLEKAPEWWWRLYDSLAGVDPDRLSGLPVPLADGRTTIGPRQVLLPTFDGPPVAPEALARLGLKVAHADGAHPLLEKLGALPATPRAILTTPQVRAAVAASLEDEGAGWEEDGLDAEELADTVLALVREAALDPGDEPWLGALALPDEDGELAPAGELALPGSPFASVMREGELAFVDADLAERWGEQPLAACGVLADFALVRATDVVLDPDELEPRDSDFAEPDDVGLLDAVDVWCEDVLDRLPDTPVPPVATEIVAVRDLDLVDDDRWPQALALLSRPPLRDALTQPVRVLLPDGTHEVVRPYAAWWLRGHPVLDGRRPAGLRAAGGDPLLHGLYDEADATGFDDEQVLRALGVRTSVAALLDEPGGAAELLDRLADPDRAVTAAQLHALYGALAELDPQQVTLPEELRAVVDGRVTVVDAADAVVVDSPDLLPFTEGVPLLPVRPARAADLAELFQVRRLSESVTGEVSSEGVEHDVPDSVRVLLGPRTPRTYVEHEVLVVDGVELDWRLTSDGVLHAATLEGVAAGLAWAAGQWPRRFEVAALLEDPSRTEELARDRWFD
- a CDS encoding MFS transporter, with protein sequence MAAARSSQGTTGVGGVGGRSRGGGSGRFGGPVRAVGRAVRRPLTGVARGIRKATHAHGAGESGLGKLIELHAVNGAGDVMITVALASTVFFSVPTDEARGRVALYLAITMAPFTVLAPVIGPLLDRLPHGRRAAMAGAMLARALLALIISGAVASGSLELYPAALGVLVASKAYGVVRSAVVPRLLPPHFSLVKANSRVTLGGLLATGLAAPVGAALHAVGPSWPLYGAFVLFVAGTFLSFSLPPKVDSAKGEDRALLASDEEHLHGPERKAASRRPGLRTVGPAVIHALVANAALRSLSGFLIFFLAFLLREHPLTGESAAVSLGIVGVAAGTGNALGTAVGAWLRSRAPEVIIVTVVAIVLGAAITAAVFFGAFLVACLAAVAGFAQALAKLALDALIQRDVPELVRTSAFARSETLLQMAWVLGGAIGIVLPLNGVLGLSVGAAIVATGWLPTVRALLTSARREGTAPARVPGA
- a CDS encoding 1,4-dihydroxy-6-naphthoate synthase, yielding MTASAEPLKIAYSPCPNDTFVFDALAHGRVPGAPALDVRFADIDITNGMAERGELDVLKVSYAVLPYVLDEYALLPCGGALGRGCGPLVLTREEGADLTGKTVAVPSERSTAYLLFRLWAADTVPGGVGEIVVMPFHEIMPAVRDGKVDAGLVIHEARFTYKNYALHKLADMGEHWEDTTGLPIPLGAIIAKRSLGADALKLLADSIRTSVRAAWDDPETSRPYVMEHAQEMDPAVADQHIGLYVNEFTADLGEDGYAAVRGLLTRAAAEGLVPPLGPNALAFP
- a CDS encoding futalosine hydrolase, with the protein product MVLQAREGFLITSSPARVLVATAVPVERDAVAGAFASPAAEVRLPGVTLHRTGAYDLLAAGVGPALAAASTATALTAAALDGTPYDLVVSAGIAGGFAPDAPVGSLVVADDIVAADLGAETGDGFLPVTELGFGTVSHRPPESLVRELVAATGAPAGTVLTVSTVTGSAVRAAELRARHPRALAEAMEGFGVAEAAAAHGTPVMEVRAVSNPVGPRDRAAWRIGDALTALTEGFGKLAPVLESWESA
- a CDS encoding HAD family hydrolase, translating into MTSHALTVGFDLDMTLIDSRPGIHACYQALSARTGTYIDADLAVTRLGPPLAEELVNWFPVEEIDAVADLYREMYPTIAIAATPALPGAREAIDAVRAAGGRAIVVTAKYEPNAKLHLEHLGIEPDAVIGDLWAERKAEALLDHGAAVYVGDHTGDVRGARAAGAHSVAVATGPCDADELRAAGADVVLADLTEFPAWLATYRAR
- a CDS encoding cold-shock protein, which gives rise to MPTGKVKWFNSEKGFGFLSRDDGGDVFVHSSVLPAGVDSLKPGQRVEFGVVAGQRGDQALSVTLLEPTPSVAAAQRKKPDELASIVQDLTTLLENITPMLEKGRYPDKASGKKIAGLLRAVADQLDV
- a CDS encoding DUF2771 domain-containing protein, yielding MTALRSRRAVAAFGAVSAGLLLLSACEKPSPLATITVGTNSVSSQTDCYNDGKEVPSADLAKCLKSKDIKSIKVDPDETVRFGVDPAIADKGWTILMNGQPLTESSTKTYRTIPGSVFFNAQYGASGNSTLVSIKEGESKVTGLWSFKLEKAS
- a CDS encoding DUF3027 domain-containing protein — protein: MSATTRSRTPDRLCAEAIDLARTAAEEAAAPGVVGEHSGMVSEGDRVVTHFFECKELGYRGWRWAVTVARASRAKVVTVDETVLLPGPDALLAPEWVPWSERLRPGDLGPGDLLPTDAEDLRLEPGFTGEEEPPPNAAVSGEMAELVEAEDAEVTGGTPANLPIAPSRGSISAVAEELGMRRARVLSRYGLHVAADRWEEAFGAKTPMAQAAPASCVSCGFLVPIGGSLGQAFGVCANEFSPADGRVVSLSYGCGGHSEAAVMPKTPRPAPPVVDETKVEPFPLRPSPEGSVPAVADESSAELGHS